GCGTCTCAGATAGTCACGTTCAAGCAACAGGCGCCGGGTGGTGGTGAAGTTCAGATCATAGACCCAGGAGATCTGCAACAGCTTGAAGTCGTTCAGCACCCGGGCCTGCTCAAGCCTGACAATTTCCCCCGCTGCAAGGGCCTCCAGGCAGGCCGGCGTTACCTCCGGCAGGTCGGGAAACCCCAACCCCACCGCCGAGGCTCGTTCTCCCTCGGGCAACTGGAAATAGTCGAGAAAGACCCTCCAGATATCCAGTTTATCGGCATCACGGATCAAACGGATAAAACGGTCCGTCGGGGAGCTGATCCTGTCCGGCAGGGTCAGCAGGTTATGAAGGCGCACCGCCTCCTCTATCAGCAGTTGCTCTTCGGCAGGCAGACGTTGCAGCAGGGCTTCGTCGCGGATCACCTCCAGCGACAGGCGGGCGTGGTTGTCAGACTCGCTGTCACGAAAGGTACGCCAGCGGCGGTATTGAGGAAAACGACCGACATCATGCAGCAGGGCCACCGCACAAGCCAGTGTCGTCTCTGCGTCAGTCAGCCCTTCGCCTGCGGCCAGCGCCTCCATGCAGGCCACCACCCGCTGCGTATGATCCTGCTTGAGACGGATATTCCGCAACCCTTCCGGGTCCAGATCCCCAAAGGTTGCCACATAGCTGCCGAACCACTCCTGCAGCTGCTGAAGCTCGGCAATCTGCATTACTCTTTGGCCCCGGTATAGATCGAGGCGATACCGAAAGTCAACGCCTGACAA
Above is a window of Trichlorobacter lovleyi SZ DNA encoding:
- a CDS encoding HD domain-containing protein, whose protein sequence is MQIAELQQLQEWFGSYVATFGDLDPEGLRNIRLKQDHTQRVVACMEALAAGEGLTDAETTLACAVALLHDVGRFPQYRRWRTFRDSESDNHARLSLEVIRDEALLQRLPAEEQLLIEEAVRLHNLLTLPDRISSPTDRFIRLIRDADKLDIWRVFLDYFQLPEGERASAVGLGFPDLPEVTPACLEALAAGEIVRLEQARVLNDFKLLQISWVYDLNFTTTRRLLLERDYLRRLAATLPASPLIQRAVDRAMSSLLTQSGQP